From the genome of Gemmatimonadaceae bacterium, one region includes:
- a CDS encoding phosphoketolase family protein, with amino-acid sequence MSTTATVTPHSERTIPRPLTDDVLHRIDAYWRAANYLSVGQIYLLANPLLREPLTLAHVKPRLLGHWGTTPGLNFVYVHLNRLIRERDLNVIYVTGPGHGGPGIVANTYLEGTYSEFYPSISQSVEGMRRLFKQFSFPGGIPSHAAPETPGSINEGGELGYSLIHAYGAAFDNPDLVVSCVIGDGEAETGTLAASWHSNKFLDPARDGAVLPILHLNGYKIANPTILGRMDDDELSQLLTGYGYTPYFVEGHEPEAMHQLMAATLDEIVDEIHAIQHDARARKSTGRPVWPMIVLRTPKGWTGPKEVDGKPVEGTWRAHQVPLSELATKPQHLAQLEEWMRGYRPEELFDAEGRLIPELAGLAPRGDRRMGANPHANGGLLLRDLLLPDFRDYALPISAPGERVAESTRSLGEFLRDIFALSGEARNFRLFGPDETASNRLTAVWEATNTVFMEKILPTDEHLSADGRVMEVLSEQLCQGWLEGYLLTGRHGFFSCYEAFIHIVDSMFNQHAKWLKACLDIPWRRPIASLNYLLTSHVWRQDHNGFSHQDPGFIDLVVNKKADIVRVYLPPDANCLLSVADHCLRSRNYINVIVAGKQPAPQYLDMTAAIRHCTVGIGIWDWASSDQSIEPDAVIACAGDVPTLETLAAVDLLRRHFPDVALRVINVVDLMTLQSSTQHPHGLPEAEFDSMFTTDRPVIFAYHGYPTLIHRLTYRRRNHANFHVHGYQEEGTTTTPFDMTVLNELDRFHIAGSVVDRVPRLARIGSHFKQMLRDKLVEHHHYVREHGDDMPEIKNWKWTGRRGPEEPKVSYFSTLPGPPAAGK; translated from the coding sequence ATGTCGACAACCGCCACCGTGACTCCGCACAGCGAGCGAACGATTCCGCGTCCGCTCACCGATGACGTACTGCATCGAATCGATGCGTACTGGCGCGCCGCCAATTATCTCTCCGTCGGCCAGATCTATCTGCTCGCCAACCCGTTGTTGCGCGAGCCGCTCACATTGGCGCATGTCAAACCACGATTGCTCGGACATTGGGGCACGACGCCGGGACTCAATTTCGTATACGTGCATCTCAATCGGTTGATACGAGAGCGCGACCTGAATGTGATTTACGTAACAGGGCCAGGTCACGGAGGGCCTGGCATCGTCGCCAACACATATCTGGAGGGGACGTACAGCGAGTTCTATCCGAGTATTTCGCAGAGCGTCGAAGGCATGCGGCGACTCTTTAAGCAGTTCTCATTTCCCGGTGGTATCCCGAGTCACGCCGCCCCGGAGACGCCCGGCTCGATCAACGAAGGTGGCGAGCTCGGCTACTCGCTCATTCACGCGTACGGTGCGGCATTCGATAACCCCGATCTGGTCGTCTCGTGCGTCATCGGCGACGGCGAGGCCGAGACGGGCACGCTGGCCGCGAGCTGGCACTCGAACAAGTTTCTCGATCCGGCACGGGACGGCGCCGTCCTCCCGATCCTCCATCTCAACGGTTACAAGATTGCTAATCCAACGATCCTCGGCAGGATGGACGACGACGAGCTGTCGCAACTCCTGACGGGTTACGGCTACACGCCCTACTTCGTCGAGGGACACGAGCCGGAGGCAATGCATCAGCTGATGGCAGCGACGCTCGACGAGATCGTCGACGAGATCCACGCCATCCAACATGATGCCCGAGCGCGCAAATCGACCGGAAGGCCGGTGTGGCCAATGATCGTATTGCGCACGCCCAAGGGCTGGACGGGGCCCAAGGAAGTAGACGGCAAGCCCGTGGAGGGCACGTGGCGCGCGCATCAGGTTCCGTTGAGCGAGCTTGCCACCAAACCGCAGCACCTCGCGCAGCTCGAAGAGTGGATGCGCGGCTATCGCCCAGAGGAGCTGTTCGACGCCGAGGGTAGGCTCATTCCGGAGCTCGCCGGGCTCGCGCCACGCGGCGACCGACGCATGGGAGCGAATCCGCACGCGAACGGCGGCTTGCTGCTTCGCGATCTGTTGCTGCCGGATTTTCGCGATTACGCGCTGCCGATCAGCGCTCCCGGTGAGCGCGTCGCCGAGAGCACACGCTCGTTAGGCGAGTTTCTGCGCGACATCTTCGCGCTCAGTGGCGAGGCACGCAACTTTCGTCTGTTCGGGCCGGATGAGACCGCGTCCAATCGCCTAACGGCTGTGTGGGAGGCGACGAACACCGTCTTCATGGAGAAGATTCTGCCGACGGACGAACATCTTTCGGCCGACGGACGCGTGATGGAGGTGCTGAGCGAACAGCTGTGCCAGGGTTGGCTCGAGGGCTACCTCCTCACCGGGCGCCACGGCTTCTTCTCCTGCTACGAGGCGTTCATTCACATCGTCGACTCGATGTTCAACCAGCACGCCAAGTGGCTCAAGGCGTGCCTCGACATTCCCTGGCGGCGTCCGATCGCGTCGTTGAACTATCTGCTGACGTCACACGTCTGGCGACAGGATCACAATGGCTTCAGCCATCAGGATCCGGGATTCATCGACCTCGTCGTCAACAAGAAGGCCGATATCGTACGTGTGTATCTCCCGCCGGACGCGAACTGTTTGCTTTCCGTGGCCGATCACTGTCTCCGGAGTCGCAACTACATCAATGTGATCGTCGCGGGGAAGCAGCCCGCCCCGCAGTATCTCGATATGACGGCGGCCATTCGCCATTGCACCGTTGGTATCGGCATCTGGGATTGGGCGAGCAGTGATCAGAGCATCGAGCCCGATGCCGTGATCGCGTGCGCCGGCGATGTGCCGACGCTCGAGACGTTGGCCGCGGTCGACCTGCTGCGCCGGCATTTCCCCGACGTCGCGTTGCGCGTGATCAATGTCGTCGATCTGATGACGTTGCAGTCATCGACGCAGCATCCGCATGGTTTGCCGGAGGCGGAGTTCGACTCGATGTTCACGACGGACCGTCCGGTGATCTTCGCGTACCACGGGTATCCGACGCTCATTCACCGACTCACGTATCGTCGCCGCAACCACGCGAATTTCCACGTGCACGGCTACCAGGAAGAAGGAACGACGACGACGCCGTTCGATATGACGGTGCTCAACGAGCTCGATCGCTTCCACATCGCCGGCAGTGTCGTCGATCGCGTGCCGCGGCTCGCGCGCATCGGCTCGCACTTCAAGCAGATGCTCCGGGACAAGTTGGTGGAGCATCATCATTACGTGCGAGAGCACGGGGACGACATGCCGGAGATAAAGAATTGGAAATGGACGGGCAGGCGCGGTCCGGAGGAGCCGAAAGTTTCCTATTTCTCCACACTTCCAGGTCCGCCCGCAGCGGGCAAGTAA
- a CDS encoding Spy/CpxP family protein refolding chaperone, with protein sequence MRNMLLLLVAGSVAACANEVTAPTVPAPDNFLSATNGAPGPWGFGRHGFGMMGGGFMFARRLPANLQLTDAQRTQIKALVTAYRSAHRQDLQSMAAIGKQMRAARVAGQSMSVDQRHAMFAQTTPVRQRLMTANKQLGADIQKVLTSDQKTWLAAHRPSFKRNPNRVRRSARAWRVEG encoded by the coding sequence ATGAGGAACATGCTGCTCCTGCTCGTCGCCGGTTCCGTGGCGGCGTGCGCCAATGAAGTGACGGCGCCGACGGTGCCGGCGCCGGATAATTTCCTCAGCGCCACGAATGGCGCGCCGGGCCCATGGGGATTTGGCCGGCATGGATTCGGGATGATGGGCGGAGGTTTCATGTTCGCTCGGCGACTGCCGGCGAATCTTCAGTTGACGGATGCGCAGCGGACGCAGATCAAGGCGCTCGTGACGGCGTATCGCTCGGCTCATCGGCAAGACCTGCAATCGATGGCGGCGATCGGCAAGCAGATGCGCGCGGCGCGCGTGGCGGGCCAATCCATGAGTGTCGACCAACGGCACGCGATGTTCGCGCAGACCACGCCGGTTCGGCAACGTCTCATGACGGCGAACAAACAGCTCGGTGCAGATATTCAGAAAGTTCTAACGTCAGATCAAAAAACGTGGCTTGCAGCGCACCGCCCCTCGTTCAAACGAAACCCGAATCGCGTGAGGCGGAGTGCTAGAGCGTGGAGGGTAGAGGGGTGA
- a CDS encoding HAMP domain-containing sensor histidine kinase, with amino-acid sequence MLRTADPTLMLSRLYNRATGMPILIGLLVVTFAIAADLAHEAWTTGVSQQRTAERALRDFVRFSATNTAYQAQASIELGVRTLLGPVAARSARDRSPAAELEALAESAARIVECHCAPVFRPTFYFRLDLASADLRISGAASPSDAERQWLRDTIAVHARAVRHPDWDVALVYGGAGSRPRVVAYSLRGPAAYGLVSDVGAFGDAAIAPVVRTRPRPDVELGPHAAGYDSLMRTFILAPDGHAVYDANPRRPELRVTMVPGAGHESYTPGAEPLIPTTLFADTVRLGPQFGDLRLDVALATSDPGALIAGGLPRSRLFALLGLLVLMAGLVAVVVLQLRREHELARLRADLTAGVSHELRTPLAQILLFGETLMLERTRSERERRAAAEVIVREARRLMHLVENALHFTRADRELLHLSPESIDLGEATREILVSFAPLAWTAKVTLREMIDESATALIDAAAYRQIVLNLLENAIRYGPVGQTVTVRVEGVPDGARLVVEDEGPGISTADRERVWAPFVRLTNQARGSMGTGIGLAVVRDLTSRHGGRAWIDRAPSGGARFVVELPSSARGLPKNSGREDSVGPAHAAL; translated from the coding sequence ATGTTACGAACCGCCGACCCAACGTTGATGCTCTCTCGGCTGTACAACCGCGCCACCGGAATGCCGATCTTGATCGGCCTTCTCGTGGTCACGTTTGCCATTGCGGCGGACCTCGCGCACGAGGCGTGGACCACGGGAGTTTCTCAGCAGCGAACCGCCGAGCGCGCCCTGCGCGATTTCGTGCGATTCTCCGCGACAAATACGGCATACCAGGCGCAAGCATCGATTGAGCTTGGAGTCCGAACCCTCCTCGGGCCGGTGGCGGCTCGCAGTGCTAGAGACAGGTCTCCCGCGGCCGAACTAGAAGCATTGGCGGAGAGTGCGGCCCGAATTGTTGAATGCCATTGCGCACCAGTCTTTCGGCCGACCTTCTATTTCCGTCTCGACCTAGCCTCCGCCGATCTGCGAATCAGCGGCGCCGCGTCTCCCTCGGACGCCGAGCGTCAATGGCTCCGCGACACGATTGCGGTCCACGCTCGTGCGGTGCGTCACCCTGATTGGGACGTGGCGCTCGTCTACGGCGGCGCAGGCTCGCGGCCCCGAGTCGTTGCATACAGCCTGCGCGGCCCCGCCGCGTACGGCCTGGTGAGCGACGTCGGAGCCTTCGGCGACGCGGCCATCGCTCCGGTGGTCCGGACTCGCCCGCGCCCCGATGTCGAGCTCGGCCCGCACGCCGCCGGCTACGACTCGCTGATGAGAACTTTCATATTGGCCCCGGACGGTCATGCGGTGTACGACGCGAATCCCCGTCGGCCGGAGCTTCGCGTCACGATGGTACCGGGCGCTGGACACGAATCGTATACGCCGGGCGCCGAGCCCCTGATCCCGACGACGCTGTTTGCCGATACGGTGCGGCTCGGGCCGCAGTTCGGCGATCTGCGGCTCGACGTCGCGCTCGCCACGAGTGATCCTGGCGCCCTCATCGCGGGAGGGCTCCCACGGTCGCGGCTCTTCGCGCTGCTCGGATTGCTGGTGTTGATGGCTGGCCTCGTGGCCGTCGTCGTGTTGCAGCTCCGGCGCGAGCACGAGCTCGCGCGGCTGCGTGCCGATCTGACCGCCGGAGTGTCGCACGAGCTGCGCACGCCGCTGGCGCAGATTCTTCTGTTCGGCGAAACGCTGATGCTCGAACGCACGCGCTCGGAGCGCGAGCGCCGTGCGGCCGCCGAGGTGATCGTGCGCGAGGCGCGCCGGCTCATGCATCTCGTCGAGAATGCGCTGCACTTCACTCGCGCCGACCGCGAGCTCCTGCATCTCTCGCCCGAGTCGATCGATCTGGGTGAGGCAACGCGCGAGATTCTCGTCAGCTTCGCGCCGCTTGCGTGGACGGCGAAGGTGACGTTGCGCGAGATGATCGACGAATCCGCGACGGCACTTATCGATGCCGCCGCCTATCGGCAGATCGTGCTCAACCTGCTGGAGAATGCGATTCGCTACGGGCCCGTTGGCCAGACGGTGACGGTGCGCGTTGAGGGTGTACCGGATGGCGCGCGCCTCGTCGTCGAGGATGAAGGGCCAGGCATTTCTACCGCCGATCGCGAGCGCGTGTGGGCGCCGTTCGTTCGCCTAACGAATCAGGCTCGCGGATCGATGGGCACGGGAATCGGTCTGGCGGTGGTCCGCGATCTCACCTCGCGCCACGGCGGCCGCGCCTGGATCGATCGTGCACCATCGGGTGGCGCTCGGTTCGTCGTCGAGCTTCCGTCGAGTGCGCGGGGCTTGCCGAAAAACTCGGGCCGCGAGGACTCTGTTGGCCCCGCCCACGCCGCACTCTGA
- a CDS encoding response regulator transcription factor — MSRILIVEDNHDLARGLANNLEIEGYDVDVVHDGAEGLEHARASDPALIILDLALPGLDGYRVLSTLRAEGNDVPVLILTARSEEADKVRGFRYGADDYVTKPFGLLELLGRVNALLRRAGAPARTNGGGKALGERIHFGDIEVRPGTHGVYRRGFPVTLRPKEFELLMALLRRGGKIVPRLELLRDVWGYDADVVSRTVDTHVAELRRKLEDDPANPRYIVTVRKAGYRIALD, encoded by the coding sequence ATGTCGCGGATTCTGATTGTCGAGGACAACCACGATTTGGCTCGGGGTCTCGCGAACAATCTCGAGATCGAAGGCTATGACGTCGACGTCGTGCACGACGGAGCTGAAGGCCTCGAGCATGCGCGCGCGAGCGATCCGGCGCTGATCATTCTCGACTTGGCGTTGCCGGGTCTCGATGGGTATCGCGTGCTCTCGACGTTGCGCGCCGAGGGCAACGACGTGCCCGTGTTGATCCTGACGGCGAGGAGCGAAGAAGCCGATAAGGTTCGCGGCTTCCGGTACGGGGCTGACGACTATGTCACGAAGCCGTTCGGCCTCCTCGAGCTGCTCGGCCGTGTGAACGCTCTGTTGCGTCGCGCCGGTGCGCCGGCGCGGACGAACGGTGGGGGCAAGGCGTTAGGCGAGCGGATCCACTTCGGCGACATCGAAGTGCGGCCCGGAACCCACGGCGTCTATCGCCGCGGATTCCCCGTGACATTGCGACCGAAAGAATTCGAGCTGCTCATGGCGCTCCTGCGTCGCGGGGGAAAGATCGTACCGCGTCTCGAGCTGCTGCGCGACGTGTGGGGCTATGATGCCGACGTCGTGAGTCGGACCGTCGATACGCATGTCGCCGAGCTGCGGCGAAAGCTCGAAGACGATCCCGCGAACCCGCGCTACATCGTGACGGTGCGCAAGGCCGGCTATCGTATCGCGCTCGACTGA
- a CDS encoding TolC family protein encodes MLSLSRRACVLVPLALFALPSGDALAQQPVTAPCPPGRIVASGCPAGSLNLADAVAMAQRQGLSAEASRQMLVESRARNAAFRARLLPQLSLDAMPANYNRGFIPVVLPTGETQFASQSQNESTAGLTVSQALPWIGSTLTVGSYLDRLDLTGSVTSRTYRTTPFLVTLRQDLLKPRELLWDTRSQDLRAGLAERQYLESREDLAINTAAAFFDYYAATVALRNATSNVAVNDTLYTLNKGRYEVGKIGENDLLQSELQLLRARASLDGAKLERDRSESALRRLVNVHATDTLVVVPPENVSTIEVDPSVAVTEALRNSSVAEQAALDSVVARRSVTEARLTNGFGATIIASYGMNQTNSLFGLSYASPLPQQGFQLHVTMPLFQWGGGSADVQAAKAEEARAASTSRARREQAAEDARYAALQLTQSQRMLLIAAKADTVAQKRFEVAKNRYLIGKIGVSDLYIAQNEKDQALDAYVQALRGYWNNYYRLRRVTLYDFEQKARVQ; translated from the coding sequence ATGTTGTCACTCTCTCGCCGCGCGTGCGTCCTGGTGCCGCTCGCCCTGTTCGCGCTCCCGTCGGGCGATGCGCTGGCGCAACAGCCGGTCACGGCCCCTTGTCCCCCCGGAAGGATCGTCGCTTCCGGATGCCCCGCTGGCTCGCTCAATCTCGCCGACGCCGTCGCGATGGCACAGCGTCAGGGGCTGTCGGCCGAGGCGTCGCGCCAAATGCTGGTCGAATCGAGAGCGCGCAACGCCGCCTTCAGGGCGCGCTTGCTGCCGCAGCTGTCCCTGGATGCGATGCCCGCGAATTACAACCGCGGCTTCATTCCGGTCGTCCTGCCGACGGGCGAGACACAGTTCGCGTCGCAGAGCCAGAATGAGTCGACGGCGGGCCTCACGGTTTCGCAAGCGCTTCCGTGGATAGGATCGACACTCACGGTCGGATCGTACCTCGATCGCCTGGACCTGACGGGCAGCGTGACCAGTCGGACATATAGAACGACTCCGTTCCTCGTGACGCTGCGTCAGGATTTACTCAAGCCGCGCGAGCTGCTCTGGGACACTCGGTCGCAGGATCTCCGCGCTGGTCTCGCCGAGCGGCAGTATCTGGAGTCGCGAGAGGATTTGGCGATCAATACCGCCGCGGCATTCTTCGACTATTACGCCGCGACGGTTGCCCTGCGAAATGCGACGTCGAACGTCGCAGTGAACGACACGCTGTACACGCTCAACAAGGGCCGCTACGAGGTCGGCAAGATCGGAGAGAATGATCTACTGCAGAGCGAGCTCCAGCTGCTGCGTGCGCGCGCTTCGTTGGACGGTGCGAAACTCGAGCGCGACCGGAGCGAATCGGCGCTCCGGCGGCTCGTCAACGTGCATGCAACGGACACGCTCGTCGTCGTTCCGCCGGAGAATGTGTCGACCATCGAGGTTGACCCGAGCGTCGCCGTCACGGAAGCGCTCCGCAACAGTAGTGTGGCCGAGCAGGCCGCGCTCGATTCTGTGGTCGCGCGACGCAGCGTCACGGAGGCGCGGCTCACCAACGGTTTCGGCGCAACGATCATCGCGAGCTATGGCATGAATCAGACGAACTCCCTGTTCGGCCTTTCCTACGCGTCACCCTTGCCGCAGCAGGGCTTTCAACTGCACGTGACCATGCCGCTCTTTCAGTGGGGCGGCGGCAGCGCCGACGTTCAAGCGGCGAAGGCCGAGGAGGCTCGGGCCGCGAGCACGTCACGCGCTCGGCGAGAGCAGGCCGCGGAGGACGCTCGTTATGCAGCGCTCCAACTCACCCAGTCGCAGCGCATGCTCCTCATCGCGGCGAAGGCAGACACAGTCGCGCAGAAGCGATTCGAGGTCGCCAAGAACCGCTACCTCATCGGGAAGATCGGAGTGAGTGATCTCTACATCGCGCAGAACGAAAAGGACCAGGCTCTGGACGCGTATGTACAGGCGCTTCGCGGCTATTGGAACAATTACTATCGGCTGCGACGGGTCACGCTGTACGATTTCGAGCAGAAGGCGAGGGTGCAGTGA
- a CDS encoding amino acid permease, protein MSLLTRKSLVDLRAEAERSPLRRSLGPLNLTALGIGSIIGTGIFVLTGTAASQNAGPSLVLSMIISAVGCAFAGLCYAEFASLVPVAGSAYTYAYATVGEIFAWIIGWDLILEYALSASTVAVGWSGYFVSLFRDLGIAIPAQLTAPRGVVLTLADGSIAHGVFNAPAAFVVLLVSALLVIGIRQSAGTNTVLVLIKSLVLVLFVVLGWSYIRRENLTPFIPPNEGGFGHFGWSGVLRGAGVMFFAYIGFDAVSTAAQEAKQPQRDMPIGILGSLAICTVLYIAVAIVLLGIVSYHRLNVADPLAVGIDATGLRWFSPVIKVSALFGLFSTMLVQLLAQTRIFYSMSRDGLLPPLFGVVHPRFRTPYLSTILTGVIIAIAAGLLPIELLGQLVSIGTLLAFVLVCIGVVRLRRTAPDLERPFRTPFVPTIPILGAVICLVQMVALPLETWIRLVVWLVTGLVIYFAYSRRRAYRVRIARVEAERAA, encoded by the coding sequence GTGTCTCTCCTTACACGGAAATCTCTCGTCGACCTGCGCGCCGAAGCGGAGCGCAGCCCCCTCCGCCGATCCCTCGGCCCGCTCAACCTAACGGCGCTCGGCATCGGCTCCATCATCGGGACCGGCATCTTCGTGCTCACCGGCACCGCGGCCTCGCAGAACGCCGGCCCCTCGCTCGTCCTCTCGATGATCATCTCCGCGGTCGGCTGCGCCTTCGCCGGGCTCTGTTACGCGGAGTTCGCGTCGCTCGTGCCGGTCGCGGGCAGCGCGTACACGTACGCATACGCGACGGTCGGTGAGATCTTCGCGTGGATCATCGGCTGGGATCTCATTCTCGAATACGCGCTCAGCGCGTCGACGGTCGCGGTGGGATGGTCCGGGTACTTCGTGAGTCTGTTTCGCGATCTCGGCATCGCGATACCGGCGCAGCTCACTGCTCCGCGCGGCGTGGTGCTCACGCTCGCCGACGGGTCGATTGCGCACGGCGTCTTCAACGCGCCGGCGGCATTCGTCGTGCTCCTCGTCTCGGCGCTGCTCGTGATCGGCATCAGGCAATCGGCTGGCACGAACACCGTGCTCGTGCTCATCAAGTCGCTCGTGCTCGTTCTCTTCGTCGTACTTGGCTGGTCGTACATCCGGCGCGAGAATCTCACACCGTTCATTCCACCTAACGAGGGCGGCTTCGGCCACTTCGGGTGGAGTGGCGTGTTGCGTGGCGCCGGCGTGATGTTCTTTGCGTATATCGGCTTCGACGCCGTGTCCACGGCCGCGCAGGAGGCGAAGCAACCGCAGCGAGACATGCCGATCGGCATCCTCGGGTCGCTCGCGATCTGCACGGTGCTCTACATCGCGGTCGCGATCGTCCTCCTCGGGATCGTGAGCTATCATCGGCTGAACGTCGCCGATCCGCTCGCCGTCGGCATCGACGCGACCGGACTGCGCTGGTTCAGCCCGGTGATCAAGGTCAGCGCGCTTTTCGGCTTGTTCAGCACGATGCTCGTGCAGCTTCTCGCGCAGACGCGAATCTTCTACTCGATGAGCCGCGACGGACTTCTTCCGCCCCTCTTTGGCGTCGTGCACCCACGCTTCCGAACGCCCTATCTGAGCACCATCCTCACCGGCGTGATCATTGCCATCGCGGCCGGCCTGCTTCCAATCGAACTGCTCGGCCAGTTGGTGAGCATCGGCACGCTGCTCGCCTTCGTGCTCGTCTGCATCGGCGTCGTTAGGCTCCGCCGCACCGCGCCCGACCTCGAGCGTCCTTTTCGCACGCCCTTCGTGCCGACGATCCCGATCCTCGGTGCGGTGATCTGCCTTGTGCAGATGGTCGCCCTGCCGCTCGAGACGTGGATTCGGCTCGTGGTCTGGCTCGTCACGGGGCTCGTGATCTACTTTGCGTACAGTCGGCGCCGGGCGTACAGGGTTCGCATCGCGCGAGTCGAGGCGGAGCGGGCGGCGTGA